The following coding sequences lie in one Gammaproteobacteria bacterium genomic window:
- a CDS encoding DedA family protein: MFTRLYNFMMLWAQKPQAPWYLAGLSFAESSFFPIPPDVMLAPMCLAKPAAAWRYAFLTTIASVAGGLLGYVLGYFAFEMMQAIIVSAGYEAAYLHAKHWFSEWGFWAIFLAGFSPIPYKVFTITAGSLSMGLFPFVLASVIGRGLRFYLVAGLLVWKGERMAQLLPQYVERIGWGVIVLVVTLYFLIQWT, from the coding sequence ATGTTTACACGTTTGTATAATTTTATGATGCTTTGGGCGCAGAAGCCCCAGGCCCCCTGGTATCTTGCCGGGCTTAGTTTTGCTGAATCATCGTTTTTTCCTATACCCCCTGATGTGATGTTGGCGCCGATGTGTCTGGCAAAACCTGCTGCGGCATGGCGTTATGCTTTTTTGACCACGATAGCCTCGGTAGCGGGTGGTTTATTGGGTTATGTGCTGGGTTATTTTGCTTTTGAGATGATGCAGGCGATTATTGTTTCGGCGGGTTACGAAGCAGCTTATCTGCATGCCAAACACTGGTTTTCTGAATGGGGTTTCTGGGCTATCTTTCTGGCGGGTTTTTCGCCGATCCCCTATAAGGTTTTTACGATTACGGCAGGGAGTCTATCGATGGGCCTGTTTCCCTTTGTTCTTGCTTCTGTGATTGGACGTGGCCTGCGCTTTTATCTGGTGGCGGGGTTGCTGGTATGGAAGGGGGAACGGATGGCTCAGTTATTACCACAATATGTAGAACGAATAGGTTGGGGCGTGATTGTGCTTGTGGTGACTCTTTATTTTTTAATTCAATGGACCTGA
- a CDS encoding peptidoglycan DD-metalloendopeptidase family protein codes for MNWLPVLLLFLITACSAPVVRPPVVDHGIKPLWVPKYHRVKKGDTLYSIAWQHGRDIAQIARWNNIKAPYTIYVNQKLLLQAGKTRVTIATASNKQASNKAVIKNKPAAKSKVTYIKPSNHALSNNKNTNKKRIKNNEFNHVGKIRWQWPVEGRLLRKFNKKTSGKKGIAIAGQSGTVIQAAAAGKVVYSGSGLVGYGRLIIIMHSKTYLSAYAHNSRLLVGEGDLIKAGQRIALMGNSGTQRTMLHFEIRRNGKPVDPLRYLPRR; via the coding sequence ATGAATTGGCTGCCTGTTTTATTACTGTTTTTAATCACAGCCTGTAGTGCTCCTGTGGTTCGGCCACCCGTTGTTGATCATGGTATTAAACCACTGTGGGTGCCAAAGTATCATCGGGTTAAAAAGGGCGACACATTATATTCAATTGCCTGGCAACATGGGCGGGATATTGCTCAAATTGCCCGCTGGAATAATATCAAGGCACCTTATACGATCTATGTTAATCAGAAATTGTTATTACAGGCAGGGAAAACACGGGTAACGATAGCGACAGCAAGTAATAAACAGGCATCGAACAAGGCGGTAATAAAGAACAAGCCAGCAGCAAAGAGTAAGGTTACCTATATTAAACCTTCTAATCATGCTTTATCAAATAACAAAAATACAAATAAAAAACGTATTAAAAACAATGAATTTAATCATGTTGGTAAGATAAGATGGCAGTGGCCGGTAGAAGGTCGTTTGTTACGCAAGTTTAATAAAAAAACCTCGGGTAAGAAGGGGATTGCAATTGCCGGTCAGTCTGGTACCGTGATTCAGGCAGCAGCGGCGGGCAAGGTGGTTTATAGTGGCAGTGGACTTGTAGGCTATGGTCGCCTTATTATCATCATGCATAGTAAGACCTATTTAAGTGCTTACGCACATAATAGTCGGTTACTGGTCGGTGAAGGGGATCTGATCAAGGCGGGGCAAAGGATCGCCTTGATGGGGAATAGTGGTACACAACGTACGATGTTACATTTTGAGATAAGACGTAATGGTAAGCCAGTTGATCCATTGCGTTATCTTCCTCGACGTTAG
- the rpoS gene encoding RNA polymerase sigma factor RpoS: MSDSSDNKKDKKSQSEGDVSRMAGKTTREQLDATRLYLNEIGFSALLSAEEEVAYSRKAQKGDEEARNHMIESNLRLVVKIARRYLHRGLALLDLIEEGNLGLIRAVEKFDPERGFRFSTYATWWIRQNIERGIMNQTRTIRLPIHVVKGINVYLRAARNLSQALNREPTAEEISELLDKPVADVKKMLKLNERTSSLDAVSHYGSEHSVLDTIPDEHDVDPSSLLEHEDVQVNIDHWLSMLNPKQRQVVERRFGLHGSRVCTLEEVGKEIGVTRERVRQIQLDALHKLKRILESEGFCSDTLLH, encoded by the coding sequence ATGAGCGATAGTAGTGACAATAAGAAGGATAAAAAATCTCAGTCTGAGGGTGATGTCTCCAGGATGGCAGGTAAGACCACGCGTGAACAACTGGATGCGACGCGTCTTTATCTGAATGAAATTGGTTTTTCAGCATTATTGTCAGCAGAGGAAGAGGTCGCATACTCACGTAAGGCGCAGAAAGGTGATGAAGAGGCTCGCAATCACATGATTGAGAGCAATCTGCGTCTGGTGGTCAAGATTGCTCGTCGCTATCTGCATCGTGGCCTTGCCTTACTGGATTTGATTGAGGAGGGTAATCTGGGTCTTATTCGTGCGGTTGAGAAGTTTGATCCGGAACGTGGCTTTCGTTTTTCAACCTATGCAACCTGGTGGATACGTCAGAATATTGAGCGTGGCATCATGAACCAGACGCGCACCATTCGTCTGCCCATCCATGTGGTTAAGGGTATCAATGTCTATCTGCGTGCGGCAAGGAATCTATCGCAGGCATTGAATCGAGAACCGACAGCAGAAGAGATCAGTGAGCTACTGGACAAGCCGGTTGCAGATGTAAAGAAAATGCTCAAGTTGAATGAACGTACTTCGTCACTGGATGCCGTGAGTCATTATGGTTCCGAACACTCGGTGTTGGACACTATCCCGGATGAGCATGATGTTGATCCCTCCAGCCTGCTGGAGCATGAGGATGTGCAGGTTAATATTGATCATTGGTTATCGATGCTCAATCCCAAACAGCGTCAGGTGGTAGAACGACGTTTTGGTCTGCATGGATCCCGTGTCTGTACCCTGGAAGAGGTCGGTAAGGAGATTGGGGTAACGCGTGAACGTGTGCGTCAGATTCAGTTAGATGCCCTGCACAAGCTGAAGCGTATCCTTGAGAGTGAGGGGTTTTGTAGCGATACCTTATTGCACTGA